The genomic DNA TTATGAAGCGATGACGGAACGCGATGAAGCGGAATATGTCGTAAGAGAAATTATGAAACACCGTAAAGCTGGAAAAGACTATAATGATATGGCTATTTTGTATCGTACAAATGCGCAGTCACGTGTACTTGAAGAAACATTTATGAAATCTAATATTCCTTATACAATGGTAGGCGGACAAAAGTTCTATGACCGTAAAGAAATTAAAGATTTACTAAGTTATTTAAGAGTTGTTGCAAATAGCAAGGATGACATTAGCTTACAACGAATTATTAATGTTCCTAAACGTGGTATTGGTCCATCATCTGTTGAGAAGATTCAAAACTACGCAATGGATAATAATATTAGTATGTTTGATGCTTTAGGTGAAGTGGACTTTATTGGTCTATCAAAAAAAGTCACTCAAGAATGTATTCAATTTTACGAAATGATACAAAATTTAATCAAAGAACAAGAATTTTTAGAAATTAGTGAGATTGTAGACGAAATTCTTAATAAGTCTGGCTATAGATCTATGTTAGAAAATGAACAAACCATTGAATCACGTAGTAGACTTGAAAATATAGATGAATTTATGTCAGTACCTAAAGATTATGAAGAAAATACACCTTTAGAAGAACAATCGCTTATTAACTTCTTAACGGATTTATCATTAGTAGCTGATATAGATGAAGCACAAATTGAAAGTGGTGTAACATTAATGACGATGCATTCAGCAAAAGGGCTAGAATTTCCAATCGTATTTTTAATGGGTATGGAAGAATCATTATTCCCACATATTCGTGCTATAAAAAGTGATGATGAACATGAGATGGAAGAAGAGCGACGTATTTGTTATGTAGCAATTACTCGTGCAGAGGAAGTGTTATATATTACACATGCTACATCTCGAATGTTATACGGTCGCTCTCAATCAAATATGCCTTCAAGATTTTTACGAGAAATTCCTGAAGAATTACTAGAAACACCTACTAAACAACAACGACACACCATTCAATCAAAAACAGCTTCTCAACCTAAACGTGGCTTTAGTAAGCGCACGACATCATCGAAAAAACAAGTTTCTGCATCTGACTGGAAAGTTGGAGATAAAGTGACGCATAAATCATGGGGAGAAGGTATGGTGAGTAATGTAAATGAAAAAAATGGTTCAGTAGAATTAGATATTATCTTTAAATCTGAAGGACCTAAGCGCTTACTAGCACAATTTGCCCCTATTGAAAAAAAGGAGGATTAATGAATGGAAAATATCCAAAATCGTGTGAGTGAACTACATGATTTATTAAATCAATATAGCTATGAATACTATGTCAAAGATAATCCTTCTGTTCCCGATAGTGAATACGATAAATTATTACGTGAATTAATCGATATTGAAGAGGCTCATCCTGAATATAAAACAGAAGATTCACCAACAGTGCGTGTAGGTGGTGAAGCACAATCATCGTTTGAGAAAGTTAACCATGATACGCCAATGTTAAGTTTGGGAAATGCTTTTAATGCAGAGGAATTACGTCGATTTGATGAACGTATCCGTCAACAAATAGGTAAAGTTGAATACATGTGCGAACTTAAAATTGATGGTTTAGCAGTTTCTCTTAAGTATGTAAATGGACGTTTTGTCCAAGGTTTGACCCGTGGTGATGGTACAACTGGAGAGGATATTACTGAAAATTTACGCACCATTCATGCTATACCTCTAAAAATCAAAGAACCTTTAAGTTTTGAAGTTCGTGGAGAAGCGTATATGCCACGTAGTTCATTTATGAGATTAAATGAGGAGAAAGAAAAAAACGAAGAACAACCGTTTGCTAATCCAAGAAATGCAGCAGCAGGATCATTGAGACAATTAGACCCTAAATTAGCAGCTAAACGTAAATTAAGTGTCTTTTTATATAGCGTAAATGATTTTACAGATTTTAATGCTACAACACAAAGTGGTGCTTTAGATGAATTAGACCGATTGGGCTTTAAAACGAACCATGAACGTGAAAGAGTTGCAGATATTGAAGGTGTACTTAACTACATTGAAAAATGGACGGAAAACCGTGAACAACTTGCATACGATATAGATGGTATTGTTATTAAAGTAAATGATATTGAACAACAAGACGAAATGGGATACACACAAAAATCTCCTAGATGGGCCATTGCGTATAAATTCCCAGCAGAAGAAGTACTTACGACATTACAAGACATTGAGTTAAGTATTGGGAGAACTGGCGTTGTCACACCTACAGCTATTTTAGATCCAGTTCGAGTTGCAGGAACAACAGTATCAAGAGCATCGCTTCATAATGAAGATTTAATTAGAGAGCGAGATATTCGAATTGGTGATAGTGTTGTTGTTAAAAAAGCAGGGGATATCATACCTGAAGTTGTAAAAAGTGTTATTGATCGTCGTCCAGACGATGCACAACCTTATCATATGCCTACGCATTGTCCTAGTTGTAATCATGAACTAGTACGTATAGAAGGTGAGGTTGCGTTACGCTGTATCAATCCTAAATGTCAGGCTCAACTGGTTGAAGGATTAATTCATTTTGTGTCTAGACAAGCAATGAACATTGATGGTTTAGGAACAAAGATTATTCAACAACTTTATCATCATCAAGTAATCAAAGACGTTGCAGATATCTTTTATTTAACTGAGGATGATTTATTGCCACTAGAACGTATGGGTAGTAAAAAGGTAGAAAATCTTTTAAACGCGATACAAGCAGCTAAAGACAATTCGCTAGAACATTTATTATTTGGATTGGGGATTCGTCATTTAGGTGTGAAAGCGAGTCAAGTTTTAGCTGAAAAATACGAAACAATGGATCGATTACTTGAAGTGACTGAGGAAGAACTGGTAAGCATACATGATATTGGTGATAAACTCGCTCAATCTGTTGTCACTTATTTAGAGAATGAGGATATCAAAGCATTAATTAATAAGCTAAAAGCTAAAGATGTTAATATGATTTATAAAGGTATCAAAACAAGTGATAT from Staphylococcus taiwanensis includes the following:
- the ligA gene encoding NAD-dependent DNA ligase LigA — encoded protein: MENIQNRVSELHDLLNQYSYEYYVKDNPSVPDSEYDKLLRELIDIEEAHPEYKTEDSPTVRVGGEAQSSFEKVNHDTPMLSLGNAFNAEELRRFDERIRQQIGKVEYMCELKIDGLAVSLKYVNGRFVQGLTRGDGTTGEDITENLRTIHAIPLKIKEPLSFEVRGEAYMPRSSFMRLNEEKEKNEEQPFANPRNAAAGSLRQLDPKLAAKRKLSVFLYSVNDFTDFNATTQSGALDELDRLGFKTNHERERVADIEGVLNYIEKWTENREQLAYDIDGIVIKVNDIEQQDEMGYTQKSPRWAIAYKFPAEEVLTTLQDIELSIGRTGVVTPTAILDPVRVAGTTVSRASLHNEDLIRERDIRIGDSVVVKKAGDIIPEVVKSVIDRRPDDAQPYHMPTHCPSCNHELVRIEGEVALRCINPKCQAQLVEGLIHFVSRQAMNIDGLGTKIIQQLYHHQVIKDVADIFYLTEDDLLPLERMGSKKVENLLNAIQAAKDNSLEHLLFGLGIRHLGVKASQVLAEKYETMDRLLEVTEEELVSIHDIGDKLAQSVVTYLENEDIKALINKLKAKDVNMIYKGIKTSDIEGHPDFKDKTIVLTGKLQQMTRKEASSWLEMQGAKVTSSVTKSTDLVIAGEDAGSKLAKAEKFGTEIWTEDQFVAKQNEILN
- the pcrA gene encoding DNA helicase PcrA → MNSLVNNMNKEQSEAVRATEGPLLIMAGAGSGKTRVLTHRIAYLLDEKDVSPYNILAITFTNKAAKEMKERVEQLVGEEAQVIWMSTFHSMCVRILRRDADRIGIERNFTIIDPTDQKSVIKDVLKNENIDSKRFEPRMFIGAISNLKNELKTPEDAINEANDFHSQMVATVYSGYQRQLSRNEALDFDDLIMKTIRLFERVPDALEYYQNKFQYIHVDEYQDTNKAQYTLVKLLASKFKNLCVVGDSDQSIYGWRGADIQNILSFEEDYPDAKTIFLEQNYRSTKTILTAANEVIKNNSERKPKGLWTANTGGEKIKYYEAMTERDEAEYVVREIMKHRKAGKDYNDMAILYRTNAQSRVLEETFMKSNIPYTMVGGQKFYDRKEIKDLLSYLRVVANSKDDISLQRIINVPKRGIGPSSVEKIQNYAMDNNISMFDALGEVDFIGLSKKVTQECIQFYEMIQNLIKEQEFLEISEIVDEILNKSGYRSMLENEQTIESRSRLENIDEFMSVPKDYEENTPLEEQSLINFLTDLSLVADIDEAQIESGVTLMTMHSAKGLEFPIVFLMGMEESLFPHIRAIKSDDEHEMEEERRICYVAITRAEEVLYITHATSRMLYGRSQSNMPSRFLREIPEELLETPTKQQRHTIQSKTASQPKRGFSKRTTSSKKQVSASDWKVGDKVTHKSWGEGMVSNVNEKNGSVELDIIFKSEGPKRLLAQFAPIEKKED